In the Deltaproteobacteria bacterium PRO3 genome, one interval contains:
- a CDS encoding HlyC/CorC family transporter, whose product MFELAIVFVCLLLNAILSASEIAFVSINKKVLRQLSKTFPGKTQRLLRLREQPERTLSVIQLGITLVGLVAGAVGGAGVEESLSPWLRERFGLGPATSELISITLLVLPLTALTVIFGELVPKALAMQRPFEIAAFASRGLALLDKVFHPVISFFEWATKSVVGALGILLGKHREAKAEPAHAASEEQIARHHEQYILNLVNIEAKSVQDIHTPWEEVVSVERSDPIETVLEVAVESGHTRLPVRLGRRVIGLINTKELMAFASQGAQDWVLLLRPVLRVQAQDSLVRVLKMMQEKRSHLAVLSDAEGLPHGIVTLEDILEEVVGDIYDEDDDRAVERLLAQKGALRHRGPGKPPWD is encoded by the coding sequence ATGTTTGAATTGGCCATCGTCTTTGTCTGCTTGCTGCTCAACGCGATACTCTCCGCGTCCGAAATCGCCTTCGTCTCGATCAACAAGAAAGTGCTGCGTCAGCTCAGCAAGACCTTTCCAGGAAAGACCCAGCGCCTGCTGCGCCTCCGCGAGCAGCCCGAACGCACCCTCTCGGTGATCCAACTGGGCATCACCCTGGTCGGCCTGGTCGCGGGCGCGGTGGGCGGGGCGGGGGTCGAGGAGAGCCTCAGTCCTTGGTTGCGAGAACGCTTCGGCCTGGGGCCTGCGACGTCCGAACTGATCAGCATCACCCTGCTGGTCCTGCCCTTGACCGCCCTGACCGTGATCTTCGGCGAGCTGGTGCCGAAGGCCTTGGCCATGCAGCGCCCCTTCGAGATCGCGGCCTTCGCCTCGCGAGGCCTGGCCCTCTTGGACAAGGTCTTCCACCCCGTGATCTCCTTTTTCGAATGGGCCACAAAATCCGTGGTCGGAGCTTTGGGCATCCTGTTGGGAAAGCACCGCGAGGCCAAGGCCGAACCCGCTCACGCGGCCAGTGAAGAACAGATTGCCCGCCACCACGAGCAGTACATCCTCAACCTGGTCAACATCGAGGCGAAGAGCGTGCAGGACATCCATACGCCTTGGGAAGAAGTCGTCTCGGTCGAGCGCTCCGATCCGATCGAGACCGTCCTCGAGGTGGCCGTGGAATCGGGGCACACCCGCCTGCCGGTCCGCCTCGGCCGCCGCGTGATCGGCCTGATCAATACCAAGGAATTGATGGCCTTCGCCTCCCAAGGCGCCCAAGATTGGGTTTTGCTGCTTCGGCCCGTGCTGCGGGTGCAGGCCCAGGACTCGCTGGTCCGGGTCTTGAAGATGATGCAGGAGAAGCGCAGCCACCTGGCGGTCTTGTCGGACGCCGAAGGCCTGCCGCACGGCATCGTGACCCTCGAGGATATCTTGGAAGAGGTGGTGGGGGATATCTACGA